From the genome of Glycine max cultivar Williams 82 chromosome 2, Glycine_max_v4.0, whole genome shotgun sequence, one region includes:
- the LOC113000394 gene encoding uncharacterized protein → MSVPIFNGLNFSNWSKQVQFHLGALDLDLALQVEKPAAITDASSNEEKIHYKAWEKSNRICLMLMHMSIANNIKSALPKTKSAKESMKSVEELSQTTDKSLAGTLMSTLTTIKFDGSRTMHEHVIEMTNIAAKLKSLGMVVDENFLVQFILNSLSSEYGPFQMNYNTMKDKWNVHELHNMLVQEETILKNQGNHSVHYVNNQGVGKKVNKKYGKDK, encoded by the coding sequence ATGTCTGTTCCGATTTTTAATGGGTTAAATTTCTCTAATTGGAGCAAACAAGTCCAATTTCACTTAGGTGCGTTGGATCTTGATTTGGCTCTTCAAGTTGAAAAACCTGCTGCTATTACTGatgctagtagcaatgaagaaaaaattcatTATAAGGCCTGGGAAAAGTCAAACAGAATTTGTTTGATGCTTATGCACATGAGCATAGCAAATAACATTAAATCTGCTCTTCCCAAAACTAAAAGTGCAAAAGAATCTATGAAATCTGTGGAAGAGCTCTCCCAAACTACTGATAAGTCTCttgctgggacattaatgagtacttTAACCACCATAAAGTTTGATGGTTCTCGTACTatgcatgaacatgtcattgagatgacaaataTTGCAGCAAAGCTTAAGTCTCTTGGAATGGTGGTGGATGAAAATTTCCTTGTGCAGTTCATTTTGAACTCATTATCATCTGAGTATGGTCCCTTCCAAATGAattataataccatgaaagacaaatggaatgtgcatgaattgcataATATGTTAGTTCAGGAGGAAACCAtacttaagaatcaaggaaacCACTCCGTTCATTATGTGAATAATCAGGGAGTTGGAAAGAAAGTCAATAAGAAATATGGAAAGGACAAATGA
- the PHR4 gene encoding myb family transcription factor PHL8 isoform X1, with translation MDPQNMQNQTMHFVLSTDSKPRLKWTPELHRRFIEATNQLGGEDKATPKSLMRVMGIPGLTLYHLKSHLQKFRLGKSQQLETCSDNKQEDYIETKSSSDGHCSREISLGAQNQITENMQIAQALQMQMEVQRKLYEQIEVQKHLQLRIEAQGKYLQSVLKKAQEALAGYNSSPVGIELTKAELSQLVTIINDACPSSPISELTETRGLSLSCGERKRDRGTMCSLESSLTSSESSGRKEEKQPMEEIVEFKSSNNVSFELPLMEIHTEDKASNGGLSSNEGSGRKRSLAATESDDGSCVVEQPCGKRCGNKLLRKVKLSEMLDLNSQCQSDMDSTGSKTLDLNCSLNFWEP, from the exons ATGGATCCACAAAACATGCAAAACCAAACCATGCATTTTGTGCTGTCCACTGATTCCAAACCAAGGCTAAAATGGACTCCTGAGCTTCACCGACGATTCATTGAGGCTACCAATCAGCTTGGAGGTGAAGATA AAGCAACTCCAAAGAGTCTCATGAGGGTGATGGGGATTCCAGGACTCACTTTGTACCATCTGAAGAGCCATTTACAG AAATTTAGACTTGGAAAAAGCCAACAACTAGAAACCTGTTCTGACAACAAACAAGAAG ATTACATAGAAACCAAGAGCAGCAGTGATGGTCATTGCAGCAGGGAAATCAGTCTTGGGGCCCAGAATCAAATTACTGA AAACATGCAGATTGCTCAAGCTCTCCAAATGCAAATGGAAGTGCAAAGGAAACTCTATGAACAAATTGAG GTGCAGAAACATTTGCAGCTCAGAATTGAAGCTCAAGGGAAGTATTTACAATCAGTGCTAAAGAAGGCACAAGAAGCACTTGCTGGATACAATTCTTCCCCAGTTGGGATAGAACTCACAAAAGCTGAACTTTCTCAGCTAGTTACCATCATCAACGATGCTTGTCCAAGTTCTCCCATCTCAGAACTGACAGAAACAAGAGGGTTGAGTTTAAGCTGTGGGGAGAGGAAAAGAGACAGAGGCACTATGTGTTCACTGGAAAGTTCCTTGACATCTTCTGAAAGCTcagggagaaaggaagagaaacAGCCAATGGAAGAGATTGTGGAATTCAAGAGTTCCAATAATGTTTCATTTGAATTGCCATTGATGGAGATTCACACTGAGGATAAAGCATCCAATGGAGGCTTATCAAGCAATGAGGGTAGTGGGAGAAAGAGAAGTTTAGCAGCAACAGAATCTGATGATGGAAGCTGTGTTGTTGAGCAACCATGTGGGAAAAGATGTGGCAACAAGTTGTTGAGGAAAGTCAAGTTGTCAGAAATGCTTGACTTGAACAGCCAATGTCAGAGTGACATGGACTCAACAGGTTCAAAAACATTGGACTTAAATTGCAGTTTAAACTTTTGGGAACCATGA
- the PHR4 gene encoding myb family transcription factor PHL8 isoform X2 has product MDPQNMQNQTMHFVLSTDSKPRLKWTPELHRRFIEATNQLGGEDTTPKSLMRVMGIPGLTLYHLKSHLQKFRLGKSQQLETCSDNKQEDYIETKSSSDGHCSREISLGAQNQITENMQIAQALQMQMEVQRKLYEQIEVQKHLQLRIEAQGKYLQSVLKKAQEALAGYNSSPVGIELTKAELSQLVTIINDACPSSPISELTETRGLSLSCGERKRDRGTMCSLESSLTSSESSGRKEEKQPMEEIVEFKSSNNVSFELPLMEIHTEDKASNGGLSSNEGSGRKRSLAATESDDGSCVVEQPCGKRCGNKLLRKVKLSEMLDLNSQCQSDMDSTGSKTLDLNCSLNFWEP; this is encoded by the exons ATGGATCCACAAAACATGCAAAACCAAACCATGCATTTTGTGCTGTCCACTGATTCCAAACCAAGGCTAAAATGGACTCCTGAGCTTCACCGACGATTCATTGAGGCTACCAATCAGCTTGGAGGTGAAGATA CAACTCCAAAGAGTCTCATGAGGGTGATGGGGATTCCAGGACTCACTTTGTACCATCTGAAGAGCCATTTACAG AAATTTAGACTTGGAAAAAGCCAACAACTAGAAACCTGTTCTGACAACAAACAAGAAG ATTACATAGAAACCAAGAGCAGCAGTGATGGTCATTGCAGCAGGGAAATCAGTCTTGGGGCCCAGAATCAAATTACTGA AAACATGCAGATTGCTCAAGCTCTCCAAATGCAAATGGAAGTGCAAAGGAAACTCTATGAACAAATTGAG GTGCAGAAACATTTGCAGCTCAGAATTGAAGCTCAAGGGAAGTATTTACAATCAGTGCTAAAGAAGGCACAAGAAGCACTTGCTGGATACAATTCTTCCCCAGTTGGGATAGAACTCACAAAAGCTGAACTTTCTCAGCTAGTTACCATCATCAACGATGCTTGTCCAAGTTCTCCCATCTCAGAACTGACAGAAACAAGAGGGTTGAGTTTAAGCTGTGGGGAGAGGAAAAGAGACAGAGGCACTATGTGTTCACTGGAAAGTTCCTTGACATCTTCTGAAAGCTcagggagaaaggaagagaaacAGCCAATGGAAGAGATTGTGGAATTCAAGAGTTCCAATAATGTTTCATTTGAATTGCCATTGATGGAGATTCACACTGAGGATAAAGCATCCAATGGAGGCTTATCAAGCAATGAGGGTAGTGGGAGAAAGAGAAGTTTAGCAGCAACAGAATCTGATGATGGAAGCTGTGTTGTTGAGCAACCATGTGGGAAAAGATGTGGCAACAAGTTGTTGAGGAAAGTCAAGTTGTCAGAAATGCTTGACTTGAACAGCCAATGTCAGAGTGACATGGACTCAACAGGTTCAAAAACATTGGACTTAAATTGCAGTTTAAACTTTTGGGAACCATGA
- the LOC100783087 gene encoding 50S ribosomal protein L18, whose protein sequence is MHNMAQVNAPMLQFKNSALFGIQPNSFVCFQTQSRSITKKPLVIEARARANTRKESGKIRNRRMLKKYNGTATHPRLSVFCSDKQLYAMLVDDKNKKCLFYGSTLQKSIRQDPPCSTLEAAQRVGEALVKACVDLNINEILSYDRNGLRQREEKLKAFENAISSYGFLPR, encoded by the exons ATGCACAATATGGCTCAAGTGAATGCTCCAATGCTACAGTTCAAGAATTCGGCTCTCTTTGGAATCCAGCCAAACTCGTTTGTTTGCTTTCAGACACAAAGTAGAA GTATAACTAAGAAACCATTAGTGATTGAAGCCAGAGCTAGAGCAAATACTAGAAAAGAAAGTGGAAAAATTCGGAACAGAAGGATGCTGAaaaag taTAATGGAACAGCCACACATCCAAGGCTTTCAGTATTTTGCTCAGATAAGCAATTATATGCAATGCTTGTagatgacaaaaataaaaagtgtttgttCTATGGAAGCACGCTGCAGAAATCAATCCGACAAGACCCTCCTTGTAGCACGCTT GAAGCTGCTCAACGTGTTGGAGAGGCACTGGTCAAAGCTTGTGTTGATCTCAACATAAATGAAATATTATCCTATGATCGCAATGGGCTCCGCCAGCGTGAAGAAAAGCTAAAAGCCTTTGAGAATGCCATTTCAAGTTATGGATTCTTACCAAGATAA
- the LOC100786626 gene encoding (R)-mandelonitrile lyase-like, producing the protein MLFLYYSQVNALADCNMEHPQINKVHKLLLTAFVLFFLASLGLSFPLEPPGNNRQWHMTSDVKQVAGKSYDYIIVGGGTCGCPLAATLSQDFSVLLIERGSSPYGNPLVIDRRYYGFPLIKTDKYMSVAQSFTSEDGVGNVRGRVLGGSSAINGGFYSRASEEFVCKAGWDKELVKEAYEWVESKVVFPPFYLSPWQSVAEFSILEAGVLPYNGFSLEHIKGTKISGSVFDEFGKRHTSADLLNAGNPNNLTVLLNATVKSIIFHHSSNRNETRAKGIRFIQSNGTLDETYEAYINKAKNSSSKGDVILAAGALGSPQLMMLSGIGPKEQLRRFNISIVHEMKGVGQGMQDNPCIAVLVDSKPQNRLPDPPQIAGITDDFKIIVEASILPLTSNSSRVNVAAKIAMPTSKGMLELNNTDPRLNPSVRFNYLASDDDMEECVKMTKLLERIARSKSIAFFLGESKQEKLTSTDIDLRNFCKKNVRTIYHYHGGCTVGSVVDEHYKVYGIKGLRILDGSTFSESPGTNPMASLLMLGRYQGLKILRERNAESGLNAKEHRK; encoded by the exons ATGCTCTTCCTCTACTACTCACAAGTCAATGCATTAGCTGATTGCAATATGGAACATCCACAAATTAACAAGGTTCATAAGCTTCTTCTCACAGCATTTGTTTTGTTCTTCCTTGCAAGTTTGGGTTTGTCTTTCCCTTTAGAGCCTCCAG GAAATAATAGGCAATGGCACATGACTTCAGATGTTAAGCAAGTGGCAGGAAAATCTTATGACTATATTATAGTCGGGGGAGGCACTTGTGGTTGTCCATTAGCTGCTACACTATCACAAGATTTCTCTGTGCTACTCATAGAAAGAGGTAGTTCACCATATGGGAATCCCTTGGTGATAGATAGGAGGTACTATGGTTTTCCATTAATTAAGACCGATAAGTACATGTCAGTGGCACAAAGTTTCACATCAGAGGATGGAGTTGGCAATGTGAGAGGAAGAGTTCTTGGAGGATCATCAGCTATAAATGGAGGGTTTTACAGTAGAGCAAGTGAGGAATTTGTTTGCAAAGCTGGTTGGGACAAGGAACTAGTCAAAGAAGCTTATGAATGGGTGGAATCCAAGGTTGTCTTTCCTCCTTTTTATCTTTCACCATGGCAATCTGTTGCTGAATTCAGCATTCTTGAAGCGGGAGTTTTACCATACAATGGCTTCAGCTTGGAACATATCAAAGGAACCAAGATTTCTGGGAGTGTGTTTGATGAGTTTGGAAAGAGACACACCTCAGCTGACCTTCTGAATGCAGGGAATCCAAATAACCTCACAGTCCTTCTAAATGCCACAGTCAAGAGTATCATCTTTCATCACAGta GTAACAGGAATGAAACTAGAGCTAAGGGTATAAGGTTCATCCAGAGTAATGGCACCTTGGATGAAACCTATGAAGCATACATAAACAAAGCCAAGAATTCAAGTTCAAAGGGTGATGTCATTTTGGCAGCAGGTGCATTAGGTAGCCCTCAACTTATGATGCTAAGTGGCATAGGGCCAAAAGAACAGCTGAGAAGGTTCAACATTTCAATAGTGCATGAAATGAAAGGGGTTGGGCAAGGAATGCAAGACAACCCTTGCATAGCAGTTTTGGTGGACTCAAAGCCACAGAATAGGCTCCCTGATCCACCCCAAATTGCTGGCATAACAGATGACTTCAAGATCATAGTTGAAGCATCAATACTTCCCCTAACTTCCAACTCATCAAGGGTTAATGTTGCTGCCAAGATAGCAATGCCTACTTCAAAAGGGATGCTTGAACTGAACAACACTGACCCTAGGTTGAACCCTTCTGTGAGGTTCAACTATCTAGCAAGTGATGATGACATGGAAGAATGTGTCAAGATGACAAAGCTACTTGAGAGAATTGCAAGGTCGAAGTCTATTGCATTTTTCCTTGGAGAATCAAAGCAAGAAAAACTGACATCTACTGATATTGATCTAAGAAACTTCTGCAAGAAAAATGTGAGAACAATCTATCACTATCATGGGGGTTGCACGGTTGGATCAGTGGTTGATGAGCACTACAAGGTTTATGGAATAAAGGGATTGAGAATATTGGATGGCTCAACTTTTTCAGAGTCACCAGGCACAAACCCAATGGCCAGCCTTCTGATGCTAGGAAGGTATCAAGGACTCAAGATTCTAAGAGAAAGGAATGCAGAATCTGGCTTAAATGCCAAAGAGCACCGAAAATGA
- the LOC100782548 gene encoding beta-1,3-galactosyltransferase GALT1, giving the protein MKIQDYWLVHRIIKMKKLYGGVLIVSLFTLFMLMILRYGVMKNPIGEGYLTIPAIINGTNPLEWINPTVPAAIKKHPDGPSQVISSDILVSSLFTGSNFSKEEQQALQTWNQLNHLIDNVQGLPNAAEAIKEAASAWNSFISSIEEQKQGHGNDSSRAKEKQCPHFLNKMNSTELGNSSYKLQLPCGLTQGSSITIIGIPNGLLGNFRIDLTGEPLPGEPDPPIVLHYNVRLHGDKITEDPVIVQNTWTQAHDWGEEDRCPSPTPEKVEKVDDLEQCNKIVGRNISQHHTAGMHSHSSRQSSTMEEQSINRKYFPFKQGYPFVATLRVGSEGIQMTVDGKHITSFAFRETLEPWLVSEIKISGDLKLISILASGLPTSEDSEHIIDLESLKSSPISAQTPLDLFIGVFSTANNFKRRMAVRRTWMQYDSVRSNTTAVRFFVGLHKSTVVNEELWREAQTYGDVQLMPFVDYYSLITWKSLAICIFGTQVSAKFVMKTDDDAFVRVDEVLDSLHRINTDHGLLYGLINSDSRPHRNTDSKWYISPEEWSEGTYPPWAHGPGYVVSLDIARTVSKKFRQNHLKMFKLEDVAMGIWIADMKKEGLEVRYENEIRVYPEGCKDGYVVSHYQGPREMLCLWQKLQVDKRAKCCGDSRK; this is encoded by the exons ATGAAGATTCAGGACTATTGGCTTGTTCATAGGATcatcaaaatgaaaaagttgTATGGGGGAGTTCTGATTGTCTCACTGTTTACGTTGTTTATGCTTATGATCCTGCGATATGGGGTCATGAAAAATCCTATCGGTGAAGGTTATCTGACTATACCTGCTATCATTAATGGTACTAATCCTCTAGAATGGATAAATCCCACAGTACCAGCTGCTATTAAAAAACATCCAGATGGTCCTTCTCAAGTTATTTCTTCTGATATTTTAGTATCTAGCCTCTTTACTGGGAGCAACTTTTCCAAAGAAGAGCAACAAGCTCTGCAGACATGGAACCAATTGAACCACTTAATTGATAATGTTCAGGGTTTACCCAATGCAGCAGAAGCTATCAAGGAGGCTGCCAGTGCATGGAATAGCTTTATTTCCTCAATTGAAGAGCAAAAACAAGGTCATGGAAATGATAGTTCAAGAGCTAAAGAGAAGCAGTGTCcccattttcttaataaaatgaattccaCTGAACTTGGTAATAGTAGTTATAAACTGCAATTACCTTGCGGCCTGACACAAGGTTCTTCCATCACCATAATTGGCATTCCGAATGGCCTTCTAGGTAATTTTCGGATTGACTTGACTGGAGAACCGCTTCCTGGGGAGCCTGATCCTCCAATTGTTTTGCACTATAATGTTCGGCTTCATGGGGATAAAATCACTGAGGATCCAGTAATTGTCCAAAACACCTGGACTCAAGCTCATGATTGGGGTGAGGAGGATCGTTGTCCATCCCCCACTCCTGAAAAGGTTGAGAAAG TTGATGATTTGGAGCAGTGTAATAAGATTGTAGGGAGGAACATTAGCCAACACCACACAGCTGGCATGCATTCCCACTCTTCAAGACAATCTTCAACAATGGAAGAACAATCAATAAATAGGAAATACTTTCCTTTTAAGCAAGGTTACCCATTTGTGGCAACTCTTAGAGTGGGATCTGAAGGAATTCAGATGACAGTTGATGGGAAGCACATAACTTCGTTTGCTTTCCGTGAA ACTTTGGAGCCATGGCTAGTCAGTGAAATAAAAATCTCAGGGGACCTCAAATTAATATCCATTCTTGCCAGTGGTTTGCCCACATCAGAAGATTCAGAGCATATTATTGACCTAGAATCATtgaaatcaagtcctatatctGCACAGACTCCATTGGATCTCTTCATTGGTGTTTTCTCTACTGCTAACAATTTTAAGCGTCGGATGGCTGTTAGAAGAACCTGGATGCAGTACGATTCAGTTCGATCAAATACAACAGCTGTGCGCTTCTTTGTTGGTTTG CATAAAAGCACTGTAGTTAATGAAGAGTTGTGGAGAGAAGCACAAACTTATGGAGACGTGCAGCTGATGCCATTTGTTGACTACTACAGCCTCATCACTTGGAAATCTTTAGCAATCTGCATTTTTGGG ACACAAGTTTCAGCAAAGTTTGTCATGAAGACAGATGATGATGCGTTTGTTCGGGTAGATGAAGTTTTAGACTCTTTGCACAGAATCAATACTGATCATGGGTTACTATATGGACTCATCAATTCGGATTCCCGACCTCATCGAAATACAGATAGCAAATGGTACATCAGCCCAGAG GAATGGAGCGAAGGAACTTATCCTCCTTGGGCACATGGTCCTGGCTATGTGGTCTCACTTGATATCGCGAGGACGGTGTCCAAGAAATTCAGACAGAACCATTTGAAG ATGTTTAAACTAGAAGACGTTGCAATGGGAATCTGGATCGCAGACATGAAGAAGGAAGGTCTAGAAGTTCGCTATGAGAATGAGATCAGAGTCTATCCCGAAGGTTGTAAGGATGGTTATGTGGTTTCCCATTACCAAGGTCCCAGGGAGATGCTCTGTTTGTGGCAGAAACTTCAGGTAGATAAACGTGCAAAATGCTGTGGTGATAGTAGGAAATGA